The genome window TCGTTTGCTTTTAGGACTAGGCAACGAGTCGCAGGCATAACTTGAGTTAGGCAAGACGAGTTAACGACGTAATAAAAGATAAACGAAATGACTAATTCACGATTGAAGGTCGTGTGTGCTTTAACGATTGAAGGTCGCTTGAGCAGTATTCATTATAACACGCTTGGTTGGAGAAGACAAGAAAGAGGCTGATAAATCATCTCAGCCTCTCTTTCTTACTTTGCAAATGAATCAATTTTCCCCTTTAAGTTCTTTTTTCGCTTGTTCTATCTGGTATTTCACTTGCTCAAAGCCGGTTCCTCCTAAGGAATTCCGTCTCTGAACAGCAGTCTCCGGACGCAAGTAGATATAAATATCCTCTTCAATCAAGGGATGGTAGGCTTGCAACTCCTTCAAGTCCCAATCTTGGATGTTTTTACCATGCTTGATAGAGTCTAGAACCAATTTCCCTACTATTTCATGCGCTTCTCTAAAGGGGAGGCCTTTTCCAGCCAAATAATCTGCCAGTTCGGTCGCATTCGAAAAATCATTCTCTGTAGATTGCTGCATTTTGACCTTATTAATCTGCATGCTCGATAGCATACCTGCCAACACATCCAGAGAATTCAAAATCGTTTCTACTGTATCAAACATGCCTTCCTTGTCCTCTTGCAAATCCTTATTGTAAGCCAGAGGCAAAGATTTCATGACGGTCAATAGTCCAAGTAAGTGCCCGTAAACCCGTCCTGTCTTCCCTCGAATCAATTCGGCCATATCAGGATTTTTCTTCTGGGGCATGATAGATGAACCTGTTGAAAAGCTATCAGACAAGCTAATGTACTGATACTCAAAACTGCACCAATTGATGATTTCCTCACAAAAACGACTCATATGCATCATCAAAATGCTGGCATTTGATAGAAATTCCAAGATAAAATCACGGTCACTCACTGCATCCAAGGAATTGGTATAGGGTTGTTGGAAGCCCAGTAAATCACTCGATAATTGACGATCGATTGGAAAAGTTGTCCCCGCCAATGCAGCCGCACCCAGTGGAGATAGGTCCGTATGTTTTAGGTTAAATGCAAAACGTTCGCTGTCCCTTTGAAACATATTGTAATAAGCCATGAGATGGTGGGCAAAACTAATCGGTTGGGCGT of Streptococcus oralis contains these proteins:
- the argH gene encoding argininosuccinate lyase, yielding MSKNTKLWGGRFEGAVEEWVEQFGASISFDHQLAKFDLMGSLAHVQMLGQTGILSLEEAEQIQDGLKALLRDLETGELHFDIANEDIHMNMEVLLTEKIGPLAGKLHTARSRNDQVATDMHLYLKEQLDHVLDKLANLNSVLLDLAEKHVETIMPGYTHLQHAQPISFAHHLMAYYNMFQRDSERFAFNLKHTDLSPLGAAALAGTTFPIDRQLSSDLLGFQQPYTNSLDAVSDRDFILEFLSNASILMMHMSRFCEEIINWCSFEYQYISLSDSFSTGSSIMPQKKNPDMAELIRGKTGRVYGHLLGLLTVMKSLPLAYNKDLQEDKEGMFDTVETILNSLDVLAGMLSSMQINKVKMQQSTENDFSNATELADYLAGKGLPFREAHEIVGKLVLDSIKHGKNIQDWDLKELQAYHPLIEEDIYIYLRPETAVQRRNSLGGTGFEQVKYQIEQAKKELKGEN